One genomic segment of Candidatus Eisenbacteria bacterium includes these proteins:
- a CDS encoding imidazolonepropionase: MKERCELLIRNIACLVTAAGGKPGPLSNPAWGDLGIVENGAIAIRRGKFVAVGTTADVESRVSITPKTKTLSGRGRLVLPGFIDPHTHFLFVGTREDEYAMRVEGVDYLEIRRRGGGIRKTVRAFRAASDEELLDAGRRRLDSFLAYGTTTVEGKSGYGLTTDQEIRALRLMAQLNEAHPIEIVPTFLGAHEIPEEYEGRTRDYVRLVIDEMIPRARGLARFCDVFCEKGVFEIEESRAILEAGKRHGLLPKLHAEEFVSIGGGELAAEVGAVSADHLLAVTEEGCAQMARSGTIAILLPGTAIGLAKRAFADVERMRRNALPIALATDCNPGSSFTESMSVVLSLACSLEGLTLPEAILGATRNAAAALGLLDSIGTIEAGKKADCILLRATHPAAIPYRFGTNLVETVVKNGLPIRRRRRPNLVGPTV, encoded by the coding sequence GTGAAGGAGCGCTGCGAGCTTCTCATTCGGAACATCGCCTGTCTCGTGACGGCGGCGGGCGGAAAGCCGGGACCGCTTTCGAACCCGGCGTGGGGCGATCTCGGGATCGTCGAGAACGGAGCGATCGCGATCCGCCGCGGGAAGTTCGTCGCGGTGGGAACGACGGCGGACGTCGAGAGCCGCGTCTCGATCACGCCGAAGACGAAGACGCTTTCCGGCCGCGGGCGGCTCGTGCTCCCCGGTTTCATCGATCCGCACACGCACTTCCTCTTCGTGGGGACGCGCGAGGACGAGTACGCGATGCGCGTGGAGGGGGTGGACTATCTCGAGATCCGCCGAAGGGGAGGAGGGATCCGGAAGACGGTGCGCGCCTTCCGCGCGGCAAGTGACGAGGAGCTTCTCGACGCGGGCCGAAGGCGTCTCGATTCGTTCCTCGCGTACGGAACCACGACGGTGGAGGGGAAGAGCGGGTACGGGCTCACGACGGATCAGGAGATTCGCGCGCTTCGATTGATGGCGCAGCTGAACGAAGCGCACCCGATCGAGATCGTGCCGACGTTTCTCGGGGCGCACGAGATCCCCGAGGAGTACGAAGGGCGGACCCGGGACTACGTCCGGCTCGTCATCGACGAGATGATTCCCCGCGCCCGCGGTCTCGCGCGCTTCTGCGACGTCTTCTGCGAGAAGGGGGTCTTCGAGATCGAGGAGTCGCGCGCGATCCTCGAGGCGGGGAAGCGGCACGGGCTTCTTCCCAAGCTGCATGCCGAGGAGTTCGTCTCGATCGGCGGAGGCGAGCTCGCGGCGGAGGTCGGAGCGGTCTCGGCGGATCATCTCCTCGCGGTCACGGAAGAGGGATGCGCCCAGATGGCGAGAAGCGGAACGATCGCGATCCTTCTCCCCGGAACCGCGATCGGGCTCGCGAAGAGAGCCTTCGCCGACGTGGAGCGGATGCGAAGGAACGCGCTTCCGATCGCGCTCGCCACCGACTGCAATCCCGGAAGCTCGTTCACCGAGTCGATGAGCGTGGTCCTCTCGCTCGCCTGCTCGCTCGAGGGGCTCACGCTCCCCGAGGCGATCCTCGGGGCGACGCGAAACGCCGCCGCCGCGCTCGGCCTTCTCGATTCGATCGGGACGATCGAGGCCGGAAAGAAAGCGGACTGCATTCTTCTTCGCGCGACGCACCCCGCGGCGATCCCGTACCGCTTCGGAACGAACCTCGTCGAGACGGTCGTGAAGAACGGGCTCCCGATCCGCCGCCGCCGCCGCCCGAACCTCGTCGGACCGACCGTGTAG
- the ligA gene encoding NAD-dependent DNA ligase LigA: MRTVPRSVREEAKRLREEIEEHNRLYYEEAAPAISDYEFDRLLERLAALEREHPEIRTPDSPTLRVGGAPSDKFETVVHSVPMLSLDNTYSPEELVEFDARTRKLLRAEILDYAVEFKLDGVAVALSYHQGVLARGATRGDGRAGDDITANLRTLRSIPLRLRGDPVDVEVRGEVYLRFADLEKMNERQEETGGRPFANPRNAAAGSLKLLDPAEVAKRPLRFLAYQIVSPLALGVRTQTEAIEALRAFGFARTEGVSLCRGIDAVVRRCEEMSEERHRLPYGTDGVVVKVNDLSLHDRLGATSKSPRWGIAYKFPAEKKTTVIRRIVLQVGRTGAVTPVAEVDPVRLAGTVVRRATLHNEEEIRRLDARVGDRVRIEKSGEIIPRILGVEPGERKGDEKPFRFPDECPVCGEPLERAEGEVVVRCENPSCPAQVRRRIVHYASRDAMDIEGLGIKVVEQLADSGLLAEIPDLYRLRKEALVPLERFGEKSAENLLRAIEESKTRPFDRFLFAIGIRHVGRTTARAIALRFGTIEKTMRAKEAELAAVDDVGPVVARSVLHFFESAKGRLLAQNLLAAGVRPAPVEHTSEGASPLRGKRIVLTGTLASLTREEARDKIEAAGGKVVASVSAKTDLVVAGESPGSKKTKAETLGVRVIGEKEFLSMIEEK, encoded by the coding sequence ATGCGGACGGTCCCGCGATCGGTGCGCGAGGAAGCCAAACGGCTCCGGGAGGAGATCGAGGAGCACAACCGTCTCTATTATGAAGAAGCCGCCCCCGCGATCTCGGATTACGAGTTCGACAGGCTTCTCGAACGCCTGGCCGCGCTTGAACGGGAACACCCGGAGATCCGGACGCCCGACTCTCCGACCCTTCGCGTCGGCGGGGCTCCCTCGGACAAGTTCGAAACGGTCGTCCATTCGGTTCCGATGCTCTCCCTCGACAACACCTACTCACCGGAAGAGCTCGTGGAGTTCGACGCGCGCACGCGAAAGCTCCTTCGCGCCGAGATACTCGATTACGCCGTCGAGTTCAAGCTGGACGGCGTGGCGGTCGCGCTGAGCTATCATCAGGGCGTCCTCGCAAGGGGCGCGACGCGCGGGGACGGAAGGGCCGGCGACGACATCACCGCGAACCTGAGAACCCTCCGCTCGATCCCGCTCCGTCTTCGGGGGGATCCGGTCGACGTCGAGGTTCGAGGCGAGGTCTACCTTCGCTTCGCCGATCTCGAGAAGATGAACGAAAGACAGGAGGAAACGGGCGGGCGCCCCTTCGCGAACCCTCGGAACGCGGCCGCCGGATCGCTTAAGCTCCTCGATCCTGCGGAGGTCGCGAAGAGACCGCTTCGCTTTCTCGCGTACCAGATCGTCTCCCCTCTCGCTCTCGGTGTGAGAACGCAGACGGAAGCGATCGAGGCCCTTCGCGCGTTCGGCTTCGCCCGCACCGAAGGAGTCTCTCTCTGCCGCGGGATCGACGCGGTGGTGCGGCGCTGCGAGGAGATGAGCGAGGAGCGGCACCGCCTTCCGTACGGAACGGACGGGGTCGTCGTCAAGGTGAACGACCTCTCGCTCCACGATCGGCTCGGTGCGACGTCGAAGAGCCCGCGTTGGGGGATCGCCTACAAGTTCCCCGCGGAGAAGAAGACGACCGTGATCCGCCGCATCGTTCTCCAAGTCGGCCGCACCGGGGCGGTGACGCCGGTCGCCGAGGTCGATCCGGTCCGCTTGGCCGGCACGGTGGTCCGCCGCGCGACCCTTCACAACGAAGAGGAGATCCGGCGTCTGGACGCGCGCGTCGGAGACCGCGTCCGGATCGAGAAGAGCGGCGAGATCATCCCGCGGATTCTCGGTGTCGAGCCCGGGGAGCGAAAGGGAGACGAAAAGCCGTTTCGATTCCCGGACGAATGCCCGGTGTGCGGGGAGCCTCTCGAGCGTGCGGAGGGAGAGGTCGTCGTCCGCTGCGAGAACCCGAGCTGCCCCGCGCAGGTGCGCCGGCGGATCGTCCACTACGCATCGCGCGATGCGATGGACATCGAAGGTTTGGGTATCAAGGTCGTCGAACAGCTCGCAGACTCAGGGCTTCTCGCCGAGATCCCCGATCTCTACCGCCTTCGAAAGGAGGCTCTCGTCCCGCTCGAGCGCTTCGGCGAGAAGTCGGCGGAGAACCTCCTTCGAGCGATCGAGGAGAGCAAGACGCGCCCATTCGACCGCTTCCTCTTCGCGATCGGAATCCGCCACGTGGGCCGAACGACGGCGCGGGCGATCGCCCTTCGCTTCGGGACGATCGAGAAGACGATGCGCGCGAAAGAGGCGGAGCTTGCAGCCGTCGATGACGTCGGACCGGTCGTCGCTCGCTCCGTGCTCCACTTCTTCGAGAGCGCGAAGGGTAGGCTTCTCGCCCAGAACCTCCTCGCGGCCGGCGTCCGTCCGGCTCCGGTCGAACACACCTCGGAGGGAGCGTCGCCTCTTCGAGGGAAGAGAATCGTCCTCACCGGAACCCTCGCGAGCCTCACGCGCGAAGAAGCGCGCGACAAGATCGAGGCGGCAGGCGGCAAGGTGGTCGCTTCGGTCAGCGCGAAGACCGACCTCGTCGTTGCGGGGGAATCCCCCGGATCGAAGAAGACGAAGGCGGAGACGCTCGGCGTCCGCGTGATCGGAGAGAAGGAATTTCTCTCGATGATCGAGGAGAAGTGA
- a CDS encoding BamA/TamA family outer membrane protein, giving the protein MRAWSIALWWLLSASLALASERPIESVEVRGAGALSRSEIEAVLALRKGEIWNAEMEGAAADRLLAAYAERGHLDAEAHIRVVEDGEGLRLTVDVREGPRVPIASVDVRGAEVFEKEEIEGRLDTRPGRTLEVSKLEADIDRLLRAYARAGHPFARVLLGEIGREDEGGLDVALRVVEGPFLILGDLRARGNEKTKSRTIRRLTGLRFGDPYDQDAVDASRARLLRSGLFRTVSEPSARIDWKKKEAVVEIEVEEARANRIAGAIGYAPGPQGEEGIISGLVDVEFRNILGTARKGGARWERPSRETRLVRLFYREPWLFGSPFAVGGDLAQDIRDSTYARISGGLSADVDLSRRVSASFSVGVETMRPRRDSSPIPRSTRRRGGVGIVFEGRDLPLNPTRGVFLRVGSEYGEKKIEEEPERGIPGEQARQATFDWGIGLYRGLGPRTVIAWESFGIGRFSNEMYVPAYDQFYLGGARTLRGYEEDQFRGARVAWTRLEYRYLLGALSRVFLFADGGYVFAGRMEEERSVSSETTKIGYGFGIRVDSPIGLLGVDYGLGEGDRPGEGKIHVSAEGDF; this is encoded by the coding sequence ATGCGCGCATGGTCGATCGCACTCTGGTGGCTTCTTTCCGCTTCGCTCGCTCTCGCGTCGGAGCGGCCGATCGAGTCGGTCGAGGTGCGGGGGGCGGGGGCGCTCTCCCGTTCCGAGATCGAGGCCGTTCTCGCCCTCCGGAAAGGGGAGATCTGGAACGCGGAGATGGAAGGGGCGGCGGCCGATCGGCTCCTCGCCGCGTACGCGGAGAGAGGACATCTCGACGCGGAGGCGCACATCCGGGTGGTCGAGGATGGAGAGGGGTTGCGTCTCACGGTCGATGTCCGCGAGGGGCCTCGGGTTCCGATCGCGAGCGTCGACGTTCGAGGGGCGGAGGTATTCGAGAAGGAAGAAATCGAGGGACGCCTCGACACGCGGCCGGGCCGAACGCTTGAGGTATCGAAGCTTGAGGCGGATATCGATCGGCTCCTCCGAGCCTATGCGAGAGCGGGTCATCCCTTCGCGCGTGTGCTCCTCGGCGAGATCGGGCGGGAGGACGAGGGCGGTCTCGATGTCGCCTTGCGCGTCGTGGAGGGTCCTTTTCTCATCCTCGGCGACCTCCGCGCGCGGGGAAACGAAAAGACGAAGAGCCGGACGATCCGAAGGCTGACCGGCCTTCGCTTCGGCGATCCGTACGACCAGGACGCGGTCGACGCCTCCCGCGCGAGGCTCCTTCGCAGCGGTCTCTTTCGAACGGTCTCCGAGCCGTCGGCGCGGATCGATTGGAAGAAGAAGGAAGCGGTGGTCGAGATCGAGGTGGAGGAGGCGCGCGCGAACCGAATCGCCGGGGCGATCGGATACGCCCCGGGACCGCAGGGGGAGGAGGGGATTATCAGCGGTCTCGTTGATGTCGAGTTCCGCAACATCCTCGGCACGGCGCGGAAGGGGGGAGCGCGTTGGGAGCGGCCCTCGCGCGAGACGCGGCTGGTCCGTCTCTTTTATCGGGAGCCGTGGCTTTTCGGGAGTCCGTTCGCCGTCGGAGGCGATCTCGCGCAGGACATCCGGGATTCGACGTACGCGCGCATCTCGGGCGGGCTTTCGGCGGATGTCGATCTCTCGCGCCGCGTCTCGGCGTCCTTCTCGGTCGGGGTCGAGACGATGCGGCCCCGCCGCGATTCGAGCCCGATCCCGCGAAGCACGAGAAGGCGAGGCGGCGTGGGGATCGTCTTCGAGGGACGGGATCTCCCCTTGAACCCGACACGCGGGGTCTTTCTTCGCGTCGGCTCCGAATACGGGGAAAAGAAGATCGAGGAGGAGCCGGAGCGCGGGATCCCGGGGGAACAGGCGCGGCAGGCGACTTTCGACTGGGGGATCGGCCTCTACCGGGGGCTCGGGCCGCGAACGGTGATCGCCTGGGAGTCGTTCGGGATTGGACGGTTCAGCAATGAAATGTATGTCCCCGCGTACGATCAGTTCTATCTGGGGGGCGCGCGCACGCTCCGAGGCTACGAGGAAGATCAGTTCCGCGGGGCGCGGGTCGCGTGGACGCGTCTCGAATACCGGTATCTCCTCGGGGCCCTTTCGCGCGTCTTTCTCTTCGCGGACGGGGGGTACGTGTTCGCGGGGCGGATGGAGGAGGAGAGGTCGGTCTCTTCGGAGACGACGAAGATCGGGTACGGGTTCGGGATCCGAGTCGATTCGCCGATCGGTCTTCTCGGGGTGGACTACGGGCTTGGGGAAGGGGATCGTCCCGGCGAGGGGAAGATCCACGTGAGCGCGGAGGGGGATTTCTAG
- the hutH gene encoding histidine ammonia-lyase has protein sequence MEPIVLTGENLTVRDVADAAARRREARIDPEARGRMEKSRALVEAAIAERRVVYGVDTGFGDLADTLIDEKDLAALQRNLVRSHAAGVGPPLDDRATRAILLAKANSLLKGYDGVRFEIPATIVACLARDLLPVIPSIGSVGASGDLAPLAHLSLALVGEGEVRWEGKRIAAAEGLRRAGVPPLVLRPKEGLGLINGTQGISGILALAVHDMEITREHALIAAALSADALHGTDDAFDPALFRVRPHPGGARAARRLRALLAGSAIRESHRLIPKTQDAYSIRCAPVVIGAAGDVLEDVRRTVEIELNSATGNPLCFAEDGRILSGGNFHGEPVALAADFLAIAASEVGNIAERRVARLVDPKVSGLPPFLARDPGLHSGYMVAQYTAAALASENKVLSHPASVDSIPTSAGQEDHVSMGFHAARKAREVVENVKRIVAIEFLAASEGIGFRRPVRSSRALEAAVEAIREAVPPVAEDRALGRDIERVVRLMDEGSLLERVERALSAGE, from the coding sequence ATGGAGCCGATCGTTCTCACCGGCGAGAACCTCACGGTTCGGGACGTCGCGGACGCGGCGGCGCGCCGGCGCGAGGCGCGGATCGATCCGGAGGCCCGCGGGCGAATGGAGAAGAGCCGAGCGCTCGTCGAGGCGGCGATCGCGGAGCGGCGCGTCGTCTACGGCGTGGACACCGGCTTCGGCGACCTCGCCGATACGCTGATCGACGAGAAGGATCTAGCGGCGCTCCAGCGGAACCTCGTGCGAAGCCACGCCGCGGGGGTGGGCCCTCCTCTCGACGACCGGGCGACGCGCGCGATCCTCCTCGCGAAGGCGAACTCGCTCCTCAAAGGCTACGACGGCGTGCGGTTCGAGATCCCGGCGACAATCGTCGCGTGCCTCGCGCGAGATCTCCTTCCGGTGATCCCGTCGATCGGATCGGTCGGGGCGAGCGGCGATCTCGCGCCCCTCGCGCATCTCTCGCTCGCCCTCGTGGGCGAGGGGGAAGTTCGGTGGGAGGGGAAGAGGATCGCCGCGGCGGAAGGGCTCCGGCGGGCGGGAGTTCCGCCTCTCGTTCTTCGTCCGAAGGAGGGGCTCGGTCTCATCAACGGGACGCAGGGGATCTCGGGAATCCTCGCGCTCGCGGTGCACGACATGGAGATCACGCGCGAACACGCCTTGATCGCGGCCGCGCTCTCCGCAGATGCGCTTCACGGAACGGACGATGCGTTCGACCCGGCTCTCTTCCGCGTGCGCCCGCATCCGGGAGGCGCCCGCGCCGCCCGGAGGCTCCGCGCGCTCCTCGCGGGGAGCGCGATCCGCGAGTCGCACCGCCTGATCCCGAAGACCCAGGACGCCTACTCGATCCGATGCGCGCCGGTCGTGATCGGCGCGGCGGGGGATGTTCTCGAGGACGTCCGCCGGACGGTCGAGATCGAGCTGAACTCCGCGACGGGGAACCCCCTCTGCTTCGCCGAGGACGGACGAATCCTTTCAGGTGGAAACTTTCACGGGGAACCGGTCGCCCTCGCCGCCGACTTCCTCGCGATCGCGGCTTCGGAGGTCGGGAACATCGCCGAGAGGCGCGTCGCACGCCTCGTGGATCCGAAGGTCTCCGGTCTTCCGCCGTTTCTCGCGAGGGACCCCGGCCTTCACTCCGGCTATATGGTCGCCCAGTACACCGCGGCCGCGCTCGCGTCGGAAAACAAAGTCCTCTCGCATCCGGCCTCCGTCGATTCGATCCCGACGTCGGCCGGTCAAGAAGATCACGTGAGCATGGGCTTTCACGCCGCGCGGAAGGCGAGGGAGGTCGTCGAGAACGTGAAGCGGATCGTCGCGATCGAGTTTCTCGCGGCGTCGGAAGGGATCGGTTTCCGGAGGCCCGTCCGTTCGAGCCGCGCGCTCGAGGCGGCGGTCGAGGCGATCCGCGAAGCGGTTCCTCCGGTCGCGGAGGACCGAGCGCTCGGCCGGGACATCGAGCGCGTCGTTCGATTGATGGATGAAGGAAGTCTTCTCGAGCGTGTGGAGCGCGCGCTCAGTGCGGGGGAATAG
- a CDS encoding tetratricopeptide repeat protein produces MASNSEILKKARDCERRGDFDGAAYEYRKLAESDPCPPIACNLLGDLYHRKGEPDDAYGWYQKAVDRYSQEGLFGNAIGVCRKMLRQYPHRIHAIEQLGALFFSQGLAREAVKHYMVYAARTAEIGDAEAVLRTGGRVREILAGDPEVRERLGEIFLALSLPDEGMVDLRAALQGYRDAGRIADGDRIATRLHELERSERTDPLSLLNEGEAHAPLDLVPPCAPSAFPPAGEEAFESLDHSRAEPAPRPIGREVLPRSSSLREGRPVRDEALRPVAPRPPVSEDEVELLPLERARPAPEPDMGPFAAPAPRDADFVPVEEILREFQNGVSKIIGKEDYQSHYDMGMSYKEMGLLEEALAEFEKSAASPELRSSSDEMRAAVLLDLGRYEECVRLLEGLLPLETEEGLGIRFLRGLAYERLGNEDRALREFRLVEERDPEFRDVRARIARMSA; encoded by the coding sequence TTGGCGTCGAATTCCGAGATTCTCAAGAAGGCGAGGGATTGCGAGAGGAGGGGGGACTTCGACGGCGCGGCGTACGAGTACCGGAAGCTGGCCGAATCGGACCCGTGCCCACCGATCGCCTGCAACCTTCTCGGCGATCTCTACCATCGCAAGGGGGAGCCGGACGACGCATACGGATGGTACCAGAAGGCGGTCGACCGCTACTCGCAGGAAGGTCTCTTCGGGAACGCGATCGGCGTCTGCCGCAAGATGCTCCGCCAGTATCCCCACCGGATCCATGCGATCGAGCAGCTCGGCGCTCTCTTCTTCTCTCAAGGTCTCGCGCGCGAGGCGGTCAAGCACTACATGGTCTACGCTGCTCGGACGGCGGAGATCGGCGACGCGGAGGCGGTTCTCCGCACGGGCGGGCGCGTCCGCGAGATCCTGGCCGGCGACCCGGAGGTCCGCGAGCGGCTCGGCGAGATCTTCCTTGCCCTCTCGCTTCCGGACGAGGGAATGGTCGATCTTCGGGCCGCGTTGCAAGGCTATCGGGACGCGGGAAGAATTGCGGACGGGGACCGGATCGCGACCCGGCTTCACGAGCTCGAGAGGAGCGAACGCACCGATCCCCTTTCCCTTCTGAACGAAGGGGAGGCGCACGCACCCCTCGATCTCGTTCCTCCGTGCGCGCCGTCCGCTTTCCCTCCCGCCGGTGAGGAAGCCTTCGAGAGCCTCGACCACAGCCGGGCCGAGCCGGCCCCGCGGCCGATCGGCCGGGAGGTCCTGCCGCGCTCCTCCTCTCTGCGGGAGGGAAGGCCCGTCCGCGACGAGGCTCTCCGGCCGGTCGCGCCGCGCCCTCCGGTTTCCGAAGACGAGGTCGAGCTTCTCCCCCTCGAACGCGCGCGGCCCGCCCCCGAGCCGGATATGGGGCCCTTCGCGGCGCCCGCTCCCCGCGACGCGGACTTCGTGCCGGTCGAGGAGATCCTCCGCGAGTTCCAGAACGGCGTCAGCAAGATCATCGGGAAGGAGGACTACCAGTCCCATTACGACATGGGGATGTCCTACAAGGAGATGGGGCTTCTCGAGGAGGCGCTCGCCGAGTTCGAGAAATCCGCCGCCTCGCCGGAGCTTCGCTCCTCCTCGGACGAGATGCGCGCCGCGGTCCTTCTCGATCTCGGGCGCTACGAGGAATGCGTACGCCTGCTCGAGGGTCTTCTCCCTCTGGAGACGGAGGAGGGCCTCGGGATTCGCTTTCTTCGCGGCCTCGCCTATGAGAGACTAGGAAACGAGGATCGCGCGCTTCGCGAGTTCCGCCTCGTCGAGGAGCGGGATCCCGAGTTCCGCGATGTGCGCGCGAGGATCGCGCGCATGTCGGCTTAG
- a CDS encoding GNAT family N-acetyltransferase, with product MVTVREVREGDREWVARFLAEEWGSSVIVTRGKIHRGEALPGFVAESERKRIGLITYRIDSGECEVISLNSLQERAGVGSRLLLAVENEALRAGCARFFLITTNDNFPAIRFYKRRGFFVRAVRRDAVELSRRLKPSIPRIGFCGLPLRHEVEMELPLVRSGRDSGKNLVFRAGPIG from the coding sequence GTGGTTACGGTGAGAGAGGTTCGCGAGGGGGATCGGGAATGGGTCGCGAGGTTTCTCGCGGAGGAGTGGGGCTCGTCCGTGATCGTCACGCGCGGGAAGATCCATCGGGGAGAAGCTCTGCCTGGGTTTGTCGCGGAGAGCGAGAGGAAGAGGATCGGGTTGATTACGTATCGCATCGATTCGGGAGAGTGCGAGGTGATCTCGCTGAACAGCCTGCAGGAGAGAGCCGGAGTGGGGAGCAGGCTTCTTCTCGCGGTGGAGAACGAGGCGTTGCGGGCCGGGTGCGCGCGGTTCTTTCTCATCACGACGAACGACAACTTCCCGGCGATCCGGTTTTACAAGAGACGCGGTTTCTTCGTGCGAGCCGTCCGACGGGACGCTGTCGAACTCTCGCGGCGCCTGAAGCCGTCGATCCCGCGCATCGGGTTCTGCGGCCTTCCACTCCGCCACGAGGTCGAGATGGAGCTTCCTCTCGTTCGTTCGGGAAGGGACTCGGGGAAGAACCTCGTTTTCCGCGCGGGCCCCATCGGCTAA
- the hutU gene encoding urocanate hydratase, whose translation MSGMETVRAPRGQSLACRGWVQEAAYRMIQNNLDPEVAEKPEELIVYGGSGKAARSPEAFRAILRELRRLENDETLLVQSGKPVGVIRTSADAPRVLLANSLLVPAWATWEKFRELERMGLIMYGQMTAGSWIYIGTQGIIQGTYETLAELARRHFGGSLAGRIVLTGGLGGMGGAQPLAVTMNGGVCLAVEVDPARIERRVEKGFCDEQVDDLDEALRRAELYRKKKEARSIALLANSADAVPEIARRGFAPDVVTDQTSAHDLLNGYVPNGMTLAEATLLRAKNPDEHVARAGRAVAAHVEGMLALRKAGAVVFDYGNNIRAQAEAYGVKNAFDFPGFVPAYIRPLFCVGKGPFRWAALSGDPADIRRTDALVLETFPENESLARWIRMAAERIAFQGLPARICWLGYGERALLGDKINHLVRKGEIRAPVVIGRDHLDCGSVASPYRETEGMKDGSDAIADWPILNALLNAACGASWVSVHHGGGVGIGYSIHAGVVIVADGSERAERALARVLTCDPGTGVLRHADAGYEEAIRFAGEKGIRIPMREEVKP comes from the coding sequence ATGAGCGGAATGGAGACGGTCCGAGCGCCGCGCGGCCAGAGCCTCGCCTGCCGGGGATGGGTGCAGGAAGCCGCGTACCGAATGATCCAGAACAACCTCGACCCGGAGGTCGCCGAGAAGCCGGAAGAGCTGATCGTCTACGGCGGCTCCGGAAAGGCGGCCCGGAGCCCGGAGGCGTTTCGCGCGATCCTGCGCGAGCTTCGGCGCCTCGAAAACGACGAGACCCTTCTCGTGCAGTCGGGGAAGCCGGTCGGCGTCATTCGCACGAGCGCGGACGCGCCTCGCGTCCTTCTCGCGAACTCGCTTCTCGTTCCCGCCTGGGCGACCTGGGAGAAGTTCCGCGAGCTCGAGCGGATGGGCCTCATCATGTACGGACAGATGACGGCCGGATCCTGGATCTACATCGGGACGCAAGGGATCATCCAGGGGACCTACGAGACGCTCGCCGAGCTCGCGAGACGGCATTTCGGAGGGAGCCTCGCGGGGAGGATCGTGCTCACCGGAGGTCTCGGCGGGATGGGCGGCGCGCAGCCGCTCGCCGTCACGATGAACGGCGGCGTCTGCCTCGCGGTCGAGGTGGATCCGGCCCGGATCGAAAGGCGCGTCGAGAAGGGCTTCTGCGACGAACAGGTCGACGATCTCGACGAGGCGCTTCGCCGCGCCGAGTTGTATCGAAAGAAGAAGGAGGCGCGCTCGATCGCGCTCCTCGCGAACTCAGCGGATGCCGTTCCGGAGATCGCGAGGCGCGGTTTCGCGCCGGATGTCGTCACCGATCAGACGTCCGCGCACGATCTCCTGAACGGATACGTGCCGAACGGCATGACGCTCGCCGAGGCGACCCTGCTTCGCGCGAAGAACCCGGACGAGCACGTCGCGCGCGCCGGACGCGCGGTCGCCGCGCACGTCGAGGGGATGCTCGCTCTCCGGAAGGCCGGCGCGGTCGTCTTCGACTACGGGAACAACATCCGCGCGCAGGCCGAGGCGTACGGCGTGAAGAACGCGTTCGATTTCCCCGGGTTCGTGCCGGCGTACATCCGTCCGCTCTTCTGCGTCGGGAAAGGTCCCTTCCGCTGGGCCGCGCTTTCGGGAGATCCGGCCGACATTCGGCGCACCGACGCGCTCGTTCTCGAGACGTTCCCCGAGAACGAGTCGCTCGCGCGCTGGATCCGGATGGCGGCGGAGCGGATCGCGTTTCAAGGGCTCCCCGCGCGAATCTGCTGGCTCGGTTACGGAGAGCGCGCGCTTCTCGGCGACAAGATCAACCATCTGGTCCGGAAGGGGGAGATCCGCGCGCCGGTCGTGATCGGACGGGATCATCTCGATTGCGGATCGGTCGCCTCGCCGTATCGCGAGACGGAAGGTATGAAGGACGGCTCCGACGCGATCGCGGACTGGCCGATCCTGAACGCGCTCTTGAACGCGGCGTGCGGCGCCTCGTGGGTCTCGGTGCATCACGGAGGCGGGGTCGGCATCGGTTACTCGATCCACGCGGGGGTGGTGATCGTCGCCGACGGGAGCGAACGGGCGGAACGCGCGCTCGCGCGGGTCCTCACGTGCGATCCGGGCACCGGCGTTCTCCGCCACGCCGACGCCGGCTACGAGGAAGCGATCCGCTTCGCCGGCGAGAAGGGGATCCGCATCCCGATGCGGGAGGAGGTGAAACCGTGA